A region from the Gemmatimonadota bacterium genome encodes:
- a CDS encoding peptide ABC transporter substrate-binding protein, with amino-acid sequence MTLPPDAAPPSLQILRTFELNNRYMDRATSSYQKSFGFALTNEPLSRVDRDFNLVPAAATHWEVTEDGRTWIFHLRKDMEFGDGKPVTAYDYADTFRRWADPDIGFDFEWYYRPIKNWGAVVARKMPLDSLGVEALDPHTIAFTTTRPAPFAPHLLNYSWVTPTHQFEKHGAAWSTRPETHIGYGPYRLREWTINDRIVLEPNPVYPGPSTPYLERIIARLYNAAAQPPFLASYEAGEVDYVLLNNPAEINRVRSDTVLRRHLNTYTNFTTYYLFMDTRVPPFNDLRVRQAISHAIDQPAIMRSALKDIAVPAVSMMPAGFPAARPDSLAHIQRYDPDRARKLLAEAGYPDGRGFPEMSMWLRGEAYLRKVAAEAIQAMLKQNLNIEVEVLNVERKVYTEAMNAKEIPFSMIAYGWDYLDPSNLLNLWLSRGRHPWRNDRFEELVEQANHLVGDPGRRTQLYHDAEEILVRDVGGVFLWHDLVNEMWRPYVRGEALEPNESGYRAWRGNQMLNLMTTIYITEEVSRGTTSRRPAGR; translated from the coding sequence GTGACGCTGCCTCCGGACGCCGCGCCGCCCTCCCTGCAGATCCTGCGCACCTTCGAGCTGAACAACCGGTACATGGACCGGGCCACGTCATCTTACCAGAAGTCCTTCGGGTTCGCCCTGACGAACGAGCCCCTCAGCCGGGTCGACCGAGATTTCAACCTGGTGCCCGCCGCGGCCACCCACTGGGAGGTGACCGAAGACGGCCGGACCTGGATCTTCCACCTCAGGAAGGACATGGAATTCGGCGACGGCAAGCCCGTAACCGCCTACGACTACGCGGACACGTTCCGGCGTTGGGCGGACCCGGACATCGGCTTCGATTTCGAATGGTATTACCGGCCTATCAAGAACTGGGGCGCTGTCGTCGCGCGCAAGATGCCGCTGGACTCGCTGGGCGTAGAAGCGCTGGACCCCCACACCATCGCTTTCACGACCACGCGGCCCGCGCCATTCGCACCGCATTTACTCAACTACAGCTGGGTGACACCCACCCACCAGTTCGAAAAACACGGGGCCGCATGGTCCACCAGACCCGAAACCCACATCGGGTACGGACCCTACCGGCTCAGGGAATGGACGATCAACGACCGCATCGTCCTCGAACCGAATCCCGTCTACCCCGGTCCCAGCACGCCCTACCTGGAGCGGATCATCGCCCGGTTGTACAACGCCGCGGCCCAGCCGCCCTTTCTCGCATCCTACGAGGCGGGGGAGGTCGACTACGTCCTGTTGAACAATCCGGCCGAAATCAACCGGGTCCGGTCCGATACGGTGCTGCGACGCCACCTCAACACCTATACCAATTTCACCACGTACTATCTCTTCATGGATACCCGCGTTCCCCCCTTCAACGACCTGCGCGTCCGCCAGGCGATCAGCCACGCCATCGACCAGCCGGCCATCATGAGATCCGCCCTCAAGGACATCGCGGTGCCTGCCGTATCCATGATGCCGGCCGGATTCCCCGCCGCCCGTCCCGATTCGCTGGCACACATTCAACGGTACGATCCCGATAGGGCCCGGAAGTTACTCGCGGAAGCGGGTTATCCCGACGGCAGGGGTTTCCCGGAAATGTCCATGTGGTTGCGCGGCGAGGCCTACCTGAGGAAAGTGGCCGCCGAGGCCATTCAGGCCATGCTGAAGCAGAACCTGAATATCGAGGTCGAGGTGCTGAACGTGGAACGGAAGGTCTACACGGAAGCCATGAACGCCAAGGAAATCCCCTTTTCGATGATTGCCTATGGATGGGACTACCTGGACCCCAGCAACCTGCTCAATCTGTGGCTGTCCCGCGGCCGCCATCCGTGGCGAAACGACCGGTTCGAGGAACTCGTCGAACAGGCCAACCACCTGGTGGGCGATCCCGGCCGCCGAACCCAACTCTACCATGACGCGGAAGAGATCCTGGTCCGCGACGTGGGCGGCGTGTTCCTCTGGCACGACCTGGTCAACGAGATGTGGCGGCCCTATGTCCGCGGCGAAGCCCTGGAACCGAACGAATCGGGATACAGGGCCTGGCGTGGAAACCAGATGCTGAACCTGATGACGACGATATATATTACAGAGGAAGTATCCAGGGGAACGACGTCGCGCAGGCCGGCCGGACGCTGA